From a region of the Triticum aestivum cultivar Chinese Spring chromosome 7D, IWGSC CS RefSeq v2.1, whole genome shotgun sequence genome:
- the LOC123170204 gene encoding protein PHOTOPERIOD-INDEPENDENT EARLY FLOWERING 1 isoform X2, whose translation MASKGPRSKLDHETRPRRKKALEAPREPRKPKVHWDHVLGEMVWLSKEFESERKWKLSMAKKIAQRANMGVVDQATKDEKKQKEGEHRLRKVALNISKDVKKFWTKIEKLVLYKNQLEVEERKKKALDKQLDFLLGQTERYSTMLAENLVDVPHLQTQENGLLQTNVLSQEEVAGPSQTNQPSQEEVAGPSQTNQPSQEEVAGPSQTNQPLQEDVAEPSQTNQPLQEDVAEPSHTNQPLQEDVAEPSHTNQPVQEEVAEENINAPTPDDLVADTMETDDDYDSSSLNEEQEDDERTIDEDEAQITEAERNEELAALQAEADIPIDDLLKSYLKSQAQAFLVSRESSPANKDTCSNSDLKNSTKDSSNQVNGCNHDSGYTSSDEGNFSEEVDDSHHYAEFVKRNHGKSNGGISGEQEDNDYVCTDEGKDDEATLSEEEELAKKDGPDPLDEIKLLQKESEIPLEELLARYPKDGYADEVTNELEDSPTHSSEEVNSDMSLDDLPADLELNNDTSENHEIAEVLGTEHVSGNALQLEIVSEPSVQECPVKGDELTDAKVMADEEASVQECSVEEVEMTDAKVMADQETIVQECPVKEDELTDAKVMADEETSVQERSVKEDERTDAKVIANEETGDSVMADAAAAARAAQPTGNTFSTTSVRTKFPFLLKHSLREYQHIGLDWLVAMYEKRLNGILADEMGLGKTIMTISLLAHLACEKGIWGPHLIVVPTSVMLNWETEFLKWCPAFKILTYFGSAKERKQKRQGWMKPNFFHVCITTYRLVIQDSKAFKRKKWKYLILDEAHLIKNWKSQRWQTLLNFNSKRRILLTGTPLQNDLMELWSLMHFLMPHVFQSHQEFKDWFCNPISGMVEGQDKVNKEVIDRLHNVLRPFILRRLKRDVEKQLPQKHEHVIYCRLSRRQRNLYEDFIASSDTQATLSSGNYFGMISIIMQLRKVCNHPDLFEGRPIISSFDMAGIDMQISSSVCMVLDKGPFSQAGLSDMNLVFTQNEFNMTSWEADEVAAVFLPGITSRGSGAEIFCSSKAGQRSNGTNIFEEIQKALQEERIKEAKERAASIAWWNRLRCEKRPVYGRNIRELLTIRHPMCDVLEKKNNPSCYMDFSSSLADLVLSSVERFNKMLGFIESFTFAIPAARAATPICWCKKRNSPVLLGPAYREQCMNEFSPILSPIRPAIVRRQVYFPDRRLIQFDCGKLQELAILLRRLKSEGHRALIFTQMTKMLDTLEEFINLYGYTYLRLDGSTQPEERQTLMQRFNTNPKFFLFILSTRSGGVGVNLVGADTVIFYDSDWNPAMDQQAQDRCHRIGQTREVNIYRLISESTIEENILKKANQKRTLDDLVIQRGCYNTEFFKKLDPMEFFSGHTALNVEDQPRDHSTTAVSSNETGLGLSNADVEAAIRQAEDEADYMALKRLEQEEAADNQEFSEEVAGRLEDDELVNEEDTKPDDHTSEEHKHQSSDADKDKNVGLPVNQINEEKALTLAAGDGDMDMLADVKQMAAAAAAAGQASSSFENHLRPIDRYAMRFLELWDPIIDKAAVNYQVNVEEEEWELERIEKLKEDLEAEIDEDQEPLSYESWDVDFATTAYRQQVEALAKKQLLEEQERQALEAAKELEEMNDMASHRKKSKKKKRKAGKFKSLKKGRVSSESEAMHDETSVDTMSIDDNAPSPELMSDESPHHGSNKRKKMTPRNEEVSSSSRALKKFKKAPKSNCTPESSSHKHSLEGKQLKLMDEANDSDPKSVRIKSDGRIAMPSMPAKRVMVIKPERLKKKGLMWPRDCALDSWTTEEDAVLCGTVHEYGPVWELASDFLHSIPGGAFYRGRYRHPVHCCERFRELFCKYVLSATDNANSEKAPSGAGKAVLKVSEDQTRMLLNVISEIPNNELLLQKHFMAILSSVWRSKCTHESRRVTSVCSSATHKPVSLSENWSMTNDKPSFNLVRTALADAQAQCPRVAIPTSNQEPRRRHLDLVLDFRTDRHAYQADFPSVVNVSILEPDPIRRTVVPVEQSLLSGLPHRHAENRFRIASEACFEGEGSHWASSVHMNDTARHKSGSKSTGKHKAASESGRPPKSKIQRTAEPQDMPALKFDFLRSPRQLLTSAAEFPITQSLSDFGIDDSELTYMEDLPLEETDTEFAPYQYDPVSLAGIEELDPLVDLTDIG comes from the exons ATGGCATCAAAAGGTCCCCGGTCGAAGCTAGACCATGAGACAAGACCTAGACGCAAGAAG GCTCTTGAAGCTCCAAGGGAGCCTCGGAAGCCAAAAGTTCACTGGGACCATGTTCTGGGGGAAATGGTTTGGCTGTCAAAG GAGTTTGAATCTGAGAGAAAGTGGAAGTTGTCCATGGCTAAAAAGATTGCTCAAAGGGCCAATATGGGTGTAGTTGACCAAGCAACAAAGGATGAGAAAAAACAAAAG GAGGGGGAACATCGCCTGAGAAAAGTTGCCCTAAATATTTCTAAGGATGTGAAGAAGTTCTGGACCAAAATAGAGAAGTTG GTTCTCTATAAGAATCAACTAGAGGTTGAGGAAAGGAAGAAAAAGGCCCTCGATAAGCAGCTTGATTTCCTTTTAGGTCAGACTGAAAG ATATTCTACAATGTTGGCTGAAAATCTCGTGGATGTTCCCCATTTGCAAACACAAGAAAATGGACTGTTACAGACAAATGTACTATCCCAGGAGGAAGTAGCAGGACCTTCCCAGACTAATCAACCATCCCAGGAGGAAGTAGCAGGACCTTCCCAGACTAATCAACCATCCCAGGAGGAAGTAGCAGGACCTTCGCAGACTAATCAACCATTGCAGGAGGATGTAGCAGAACCTTCGCAGACTAATCAACCATTGCAGGAGGATGTAGCAGAACCTTCGCACACTAATCAACCATTGCAGGAGGATGTAGCAGAACCTTCACACACTAATCAACCAGTGCAGGAGGAAGTAGCTGAGGAGAACATAAATGCACCAACTCCTGATGATCTAG TTGCAGATACAATGGAAACTGATGATGACTACGATAGCAGCTCCTTGAACGAAGAACAG GAAGATGACGAGCGCACAATTGATGAGGATGAAGCCCAAATCACGGAGGCTGAACGCAATGAAGAATTAGCTGCATTGCAGGCAGAAGCTGACATACCAATTGATGATCTTCTTAAGTCGTATCTCAAAAGCCAAG CTCAAGCATTCTTAGTTAGCAGGGAAAGCAGTCCAGCTAACAAAGACACTTGCAGCAACTCAGATTTGAAGAATTCAACTAAAG ATTCTTCAAACCAAGTTAATGGCTGTAATCATGATTCTGGTTATACTTCAAGTGATGAAGGCAATTTTTCTGAGGAAGTTGATGATAGCCACCATTATGCTGAGTTTGTGAAGAGGAATCAT GGGAAAAGTAATGGCGGTATCTCTGGTGAGCAG GAGGATAACGATTATGTTTGTACTGATGAAGGAAAG GATGATGAAGCAACTTTATCTGAAGAGGAAGAGTTGGCAAAGAAAGATGGCCCTGATCCTTTGGATGAG ATTAAGCTTCTGCAAAAAGAGAGTGAGATCCCACTAGAAGAACTTCTTGCGAGGTACCCAAAG GATGGCTATGCAGATGAGGTAACAAATGAACTGGAGGATTCACCCACACACTCTAGCGAAGAGGTTAATAGTGACATGTCTCTGGATGATCTACCTGCGGACTTGGAACTGAACAATGatacgtctgaaaatcatgaaatagCAGAAGTGCTGGGAACTGAGCATGTGAGCGGCAATGCCCTACAACTAGAAATAGTTTCAGAGCCTAGCGTGCAAGAATGCCCTGTTAAAGGAGACGAGCTGACTGATGCTAAGGTGATGGCCGATGAGGAAGCTAGTGTACAAGAATGTTCCGTTGAAGAAGTTGAGATGACCGATGCTAAGGTGATGGCCGATCAGGAAACTATTGTACAAGAATGTCCTGTTAAAGAAGATGAGCTGACTGATGCTAAGGTGATGGCCGATGAGGAAACTAGTGTACAAGAACGTTCTGTTAAAGAAGATGAGAGGACTGATGCTAAGGTGATTGCCAATGAGGAAACTGGTGACAGTGTAATggctgatgctgctgctgctgcaagaGCAGCACAACCAACTGGGAACACCTTCTCAACAACAAGTGTCCGCACGAAATTCCCATTCCTTCTCAAGCATTCTCTTCGGGAGTATCAGCATATTGGGTTGGACTGGTTGGTTGCTATGTATGAAAAGAGGCTGAATGGAATTTTAGCAGATGAAATGGGTTTAGGGAAGACGATCATGACTATCTCCTTGCTAGCACACCTTGCATGTGAGAAGGGGATATGGGGTCCACATCTTATTGTCGTGCCAACCAGTGTTATGTTAAATTGGGAAACAGAATTTCTGAAATGGTGTCCTGCCTTTAAAATACTTACTTATTTTGGAAGTGCAAAGGAGAGAAAGCAGAAACGTCAAGGTTGGATGAAGCCAAATTTTTTCCATGTATGCATCACGACATACAGGCTAGTTATTCAGGACTCCAAAGCGTTCAAGCGAAAGAAGTGGAAGTATCTTATTCTTGATGAGGCTCATCTGATAAAGAACTGGAAATCACAAAGATGGCAGACTCTGCTGAATTTTAATTCAAAACGACGTATTCTGTTGACTGGAACTCCTTTGCAAAATGACCTTATGGAACTTTGGTCTCTCATGCACTTTTTGATGCCACATGTATTCCAGTCTCACCAAGAGTTCAAGGATTGGTTCTGCAATCCGATATCAGGAATGGTGGAGGGCCAAGACAAGGTAAACAAGGAAGTTATAGATCGGTTGCACAATGTCCTCCGCCCATTTATATTACGGCGATTGAAACGAGATGTTGAGAAGCAGTTACCACAGAAGCATGAGCATGTCATATATTGCCGACTTTCCAGAAGGCAAAGAAACCTGTATGAAGATTTTATTGCCAGCTCAGATACACAAGCAACACTGTCAAGTGGCAACTATTTTGGTATGATTAGTATCATTATGCAACTCAGAAAGGTCTGTAACCATCCAGATCTTTTTGAAGGCCGCCCAATTATCAGCTCATTTGACATGGCAGGGATTGACATGCAGATCAGCTCTTCTGTTTGCATGGTCCTGGATAAGGGGCCATTTTCTCAGGCTGGCCTATCTGATATGAACCTTGTGTTTACTCAGAATGAATTTAATATGACTTCTTGGGAAGCGGACGAGGTTGCTGCTGTCTTTCTTCCAGGCATCACCTCTAGGGGCTCTGGTGCAGAGATTTTTTGCTCTAGTAAGGCTGGTCAGAGAAGTAATGGAacaaatatttttgaagaaattcagaAAGCCTTGCAGGAGGAGAGAATTAAAGAGGCCAAAGAAAGGGCAGCTTCAATTGCTTGGTGGAATAGGTTGAGATGCGAGAAGAGGCCTGTTTATGGTAGAAACATTAGAGAGCTTCTGACCATAAGACATCCTATGTGTGATGTTCTTGAGAAGAAGAACAACCCTTCATGCTACATGGATTTTTCATCGAGTCTAGCAGATCTTGTTCTTTCATCTGTGGAACGCTTCAATAAAATGCTTGGCTTTATTGAATCATTTACGTTTGCAATTCCTGCTGCACGGGCTGCTACTCCTATTTGCTGGTGCAAAAAAAGAAATTCACCTGTTCTTCTTGGACCAGCTTACAGAGAACAATGTATGAATGAGTTCTCGCCCATTCTCTCCCCTATAAGGCCTGCAATTGTTCGCCGTCAAGTGTACTTCCCTGATAGGCGCCTGATCCAGTTTGACTGTGGGAAGTTGCAGGAGCTTGCTATCTTGCTGAGACGTTTGAAGTCAGAAGGACACAGAGCCTTGATATTTACTCAGATGACTAAGATGCTTGATACTTTGGAGGAATTCATTAATTTGTATGGTTATACATATTTGAGGTTAGATGGTTCTACCCAGCCAGAAGAGAGGCAGACACTAATGCAGAGGTTTAATACAAACCCGAAGTTTTTTCTGTTCATTTTATCCACTCGCAGTGGTGGTGTGGGAGTCAACCTAGTAGGTGCAGACACTGTTATATTCTATGACAGTGACTGGAACCCTGCAATGGATCAACAAGCCCAAGACAGATGTCACAGGATAGGACAAACACGTGAAGTTAACATCTATAGGCTGATTAGTGAGAGCACTATTGAGGAGAATATTCTCAAGAAAGCAAATCAGAAGCGAACACTTGATGATTTAGTGATACAACGCGGTTGTTACAATACAGAGTTCTTCAAGAAGCTAGACCCTATGGAATTTTTTTCTGGGCACACAGCTCTTAATGTCGAAGATCAGCCGAGGGATCACTCTACCACTGCTGTATCCTCGAATGAAACTGGTCTGGGGCTGTCAAATGCAGATGTTGAAGCAGCTATTAGACAGGCAGAAGATGAAGCTGACTATATGGCTCTCAAAAGGTTGGAGCAGGAAGAGGCTGCAGACAATCAAGAATTCAGTGAGGAGGTTGCTGGAAGGCTAGAGGATGATGAGCTTGTAAATGAGGAGGATACAAAGCCTGATGATCACACCAGTGAAGAGCATAAACATCAAAGTTCTGATGCGGATAAGGATAAAAATGTTGGTTTACCTGTGAACCAAATAAATGAAGAAAAGGCTCTTACATTGGCTGCAGGTGACGGAGATATGGATATGCTTGCTGATGTTAAGCAAATGGCTGCTGCAGCAGCTGCAGCAGGACAAGCGAGTTCATCCTTTGAAAATCACCTTCGGCCAATAGATAGATATGCAATGCGGTTTTTGGAGCTCTGGGATCCAATAATTGACAAAGCTGCTGTAAATTATCAGGTGAATGTTGAAGAGGAAGAATGGGAACTTGAACGCATTGAAAAACTCAAAGAAGATTTAGAAGCAGAAATTGATGAAGACCAGGAACCACTATCTTATGAGT CATGGGATGTTGATTTTGCTACTACAGCGTATCGCCAACAGGTTGAGGCTCTAGCTAAAAAGCAG TTGTTGGAAGAACAGGAAAGACAAGCTCTTGAAGCAGCCAAAGAGCTAGAGGAAATGAATGACATGGCGAG TCACCGCAAAaagtcaaagaagaagaaaaggaaggcaggCAAATTTAAGTCTTTAAAAAAAGGACGTGTGTCATCTGAGTCAGAGGCCATGCATGATGAAACGTCTGTAGatactatgagtattgatgacaaTGCACCCTCGCCAGAGCTTATGAGTGATGAATCACCACATCATGGTTCAAATAAGCGTAAAAAGATGACACCTAGAAATGAGGAAGTGAGCAGCAGTAGCAGAGCCctgaagaagttcaagaaagccCCTAAATCGAACTGTACTCCTGAGTCCTCATCACATAAGCACTCGCTCGAAGGCAAGCAACTCAAGTTGATGGATGAAGCGAATGATTCTGATCCGAAGTCGGTGAGAATTAAGAGTGATGGCCGGATTGCCATGCCCTCCATGCCAGCAAAACGTGTTATGGTAATTAAGcctgagaggttgaagaagaagggTCTTATGTGGCCTCGAGATTGTGCTTTAGATTCGTGGACTACTGAGGAAGATGCAGTTCTTTGTGGAACTGTACATGAGTATGGTCCTGTTTGGGAACTGGCTAGTGACTTTCTTCATTCCATACCTGGTGGTGCATTTTATAGGGGAAGATATCGTCATCCTGTACATTGCTGTGAGAGATTCCGAGAATTATTCTGCAAATATGTATTGTCAGCTACTGACAATGCAAACAGTGAGAAGGCTCCTTCTGGTGCCGGGAAGGCTGTCTTGAAAGTATCTGAG GATCAAACTCGGATGTTGCTGAATGTGATCAGTGAAATTCCTAACAACGAGTTGCTTCTCCAGAAACATTTCATGGCGATACTTTCTTCTGTTTGGAGATCAAAATGTACTCATGAGTCCCGACGTGTCACAAGTGTTTGTTCTAGTGCAACCCATAAGCCTGTTAGCTTGAGTGAGAACTGGTCCATGACGAACGACAAGCCATCCTTTAATCTTGTAAGGACAGCCCTCGCAGACGCTCAGGCCCAATGTCCAAGAGTGGCAATACCAACAAGCAATCAGGAACCTCGCCGGAGGCATTTAGATTTAGTATTGGATTTCCGGACAGATCGACATGCTTACCAGGCAGACTTTCCATCTGTAGTGAATGTGTCCATTCTAGAACCAGATCCTATTAGACGCACTGTTGTGCCGGTGGAACAATCACTGCTGTCTGGGCTTCCTCATAGACATGCTGAGAACAGATTCAG GATAGCATCAGAAGCTTGTTTTGAAGGGGAAGGTTCTCACTGGGCATCATCTGTCCACATGAATGATACTGCTCGACATAAATCTGGCTCAAAGTCCACAGGAAAACACAAAGCAGCTTCAGAATCGGGAAGACCACCGAAATCGAAAATTCAGAGGACGGCTGAACCACAGGACATGCCGGCTTTGAAGTTTGATTTTCTCCGATCCCCCCGGCAACTGTTGACAAGTGCAGCTGAGTTCCCCATCACACAGTCCCTATCCGACTTTGGCATTGACGATTCTGAGTTGACCTACATGGAGGATCTTCCTCTAGAAGAGACAGACACTGAGTTTGCCCCGTACCAGTATGACCCAGTTTCCCTTGCTGGTATCGAGGAGTTGGATCCTCTGGTGGATTTGACAGACATCGGATGA